A stretch of the Naumannella halotolerans genome encodes the following:
- the folK gene encoding 2-amino-4-hydroxy-6-hydroxymethyldihydropteridine diphosphokinase: MTSPNPFAIDADTLSGMKPIRQVVLCLGSSLGDRQANLSGAIKALEDTPDLRVVDISSVYETSPVGGSEGDPDFLNVVVIADTAMQSRTLLERGIAIEDAFGRTREERNAPRTLDVDLIVVGNEELDSEDLTIPHPRAHERAFVLVPWLEIEPAGTIPGHGAIGDLLADLDTSGVVRRDDLELEH, translated from the coding sequence ATGACCAGTCCCAACCCGTTCGCTATCGACGCCGACACCCTCAGCGGGATGAAACCGATCCGGCAGGTGGTGCTCTGCCTGGGATCCAGCCTGGGGGACCGTCAGGCCAATCTCTCCGGCGCGATCAAGGCATTGGAGGACACCCCCGACCTGCGGGTCGTCGACATCTCCTCGGTGTACGAGACCTCCCCGGTGGGCGGTTCGGAGGGTGACCCGGACTTCCTGAACGTGGTCGTCATCGCCGACACCGCCATGCAGTCGCGGACCCTGCTGGAGCGCGGGATCGCGATCGAGGACGCCTTCGGCCGGACCCGCGAGGAGCGGAATGCGCCGCGGACCCTCGATGTCGACCTGATCGTGGTGGGCAACGAGGAACTGGACAGCGAGGACCTGACGATCCCGCATCCGCGGGCACATGAGCGCGCCTTCGTGCTGGTGCCGTGGCTGGAGATCGAGCCGGCCGGGACGATCCCCGGGCATGGCGCGATCGGTGACCTGCTCGCCGACCTCGACACCAGCGGTGTCGTCCGGCGCGACGACCTGGAGTTGGAGCACTGA
- the folB gene encoding dihydroneopterin aldolase, with amino-acid sequence METPADAGPPTPTGPERPVGGDRIDLVGITGYGYHGFYPAERRQGQRFVVDLRCWLDLSPAAATDDLAETIDYAGLAAAVVGDIEGEPVDLLETLATRIADRCLHDRRVRQVAVTVHKPDVQMPVPVADVAVTVQRSADR; translated from the coding sequence ATGGAGACCCCCGCCGATGCTGGCCCCCCGACGCCCACCGGCCCCGAACGGCCTGTCGGCGGTGACCGGATCGACCTGGTCGGCATCACCGGTTACGGCTACCACGGGTTCTATCCTGCCGAGCGTCGGCAGGGCCAGCGCTTCGTGGTCGATCTGCGGTGCTGGCTGGACCTGTCGCCGGCAGCGGCGACTGATGATCTGGCCGAGACCATCGACTACGCTGGCTTGGCGGCTGCCGTCGTTGGCGACATCGAGGGTGAGCCGGTGGACCTGCTGGAAACCCTGGCGACCAGGATCGCCGATCGGTGTCTTCACGATCGACGCGTTCGACAGGTCGCCGTGACCGTTCACAAACCGGATGTTCAGATGCCGGTGCCGGTAGCCGATGTTGCCGTCACGGTGCAAAGGAGTGCTGATCGATGA
- a CDS encoding DUF3180 domain-containing protein, producing MHLVAAAAVGAVGAWALASLVELLSGLPLQLTWPGAVVLLVIGGCISAIAAGAWLRLRRDRVRTEPARAVALLALGKAAALGGVLMAGGYLMFAMLSVPDLALPAARDRVLRASVAMIGGLIVMVAGLVLERACRVPEDGDDDAEDQPEL from the coding sequence ATGCACCTGGTCGCCGCCGCGGCGGTCGGTGCAGTCGGTGCCTGGGCACTGGCCAGTCTGGTCGAGTTGCTCAGCGGCCTGCCGTTGCAGCTGACCTGGCCGGGGGCGGTGGTGCTGCTGGTGATCGGTGGTTGCATCTCCGCGATCGCCGCCGGGGCCTGGTTGCGGCTGCGCCGCGATCGGGTACGTACCGAGCCGGCTCGCGCGGTGGCACTGCTGGCGCTTGGCAAGGCGGCCGCCCTGGGTGGGGTACTGATGGCCGGTGGCTATCTGATGTTCGCCATGCTCTCGGTGCCCGATCTGGCCCTACCGGCTGCTCGGGATCGTGTGCTGCGTGCCTCGGTGGCGATGATCGGCGGACTGATCGTGATGGTCGCGGGCCTGGTGCTGGAACGCGCCTGCCGGGTGCCGGAGGACGGCGACGACGATGCCGAGGACCAGCCCGAGCTGTGA